DNA sequence from the Xylanibacillus composti genome:
TGCCTTGCGATGCTTAGCTCTTGTGTGTAATGCGGACGTCTATAAGTCGGATCACCGGTTCAAACCCTGCATCAAGTAAGCATGAGCGGCGTGTATCATGCAGGGGAGCGGAAGTTTCCATTGTTCCGACCGATTGTTCCAATGATTTTGTTGTGATAAACGTATGAGACATATCATGTTCTCCTCTGCGTGGAGTGGTTGGTCAGAGAGTCAAGGGTGTCTCTTTTTACATTTCATAGAACTGAATTTGGGCAAGTAAAGTTAATCAAGCTAAGGGGTGGGGGTTTCATGAAACAGGCAAGTAGGTTATAGTGACAAGTGGAAAAATAGAGTGGAGGAGTTAAGCATGGTCAAACAACGCAAAATTTTACTAACCGCAACTATTGTCTATACCATTATTGTACTTTATTTTATGTTCTTCGCTTTCGGCAGAGGAGAGGCTTCGGAGCAAATTTCCAGCTACACCTTTATTTTCATGCCCGAGAACTTTATTAGTTTGCCGTCTCCAGCTGATCTCCTGCATCCCAACCTAATGAGTATGGTGGCTTTCGGGAACACTATTGCGTTTATTCCTTTCGGTATATTGATTCCATGGCTATACCGGGTCAGCTTTGTCCGGTTCATCATCTTATTCTTCATCGCGATTCTTGTGCTGGAAACGATCCAGGCCCTTACATTCCTGGGCAGCTTCGATATCAACGACGCTCTTCAGAATTCGATTGGAGCAGCCCTCGGTTTTGGGGCGTACAAGCTTGGTTTCCGTTACCGGAGCCTCGGGCGCAATCTGGTGGCAACGGCTATATCGGGTATGGTTCTTTTTATAGCTTTATGGGGATTAGGGGCGGCGGTAGACAAATTAACAACTAAAGTAGAGGGTCCGTTTGTGGCGATCACTGAATGGACGGACAACTCGGGCAATTCATCCACCGGAGACAAACCGGACAGTATTCAAATCAACGGACAGAAGATACCGCTCCGCTATAACCTATATGGCGCTGAAGGCGGAGATTCCAGAACGTTCACGTACAAGTCTGAGGGACAGACGATTTTCTCCTTCGATTACGGATGCCCCGAACCAACGGATTATTCCGGTAGTATCAGTGTTACTCGGGATGACAGGGAGATCATGAGCAATTCTGGAGAACTTCAGCGTACTCATCCTGATCTGTTCCCTTCGCTATTCAAGATTCCGCTTGAGCCGGGGGATGAGCTGAAGATCACGATTAAGGGCGACATGAAAGCATGGGATGTCGGGTATACGCGGATGCAGTATTTCTGGAACTAAGTGCTTAAAGGGATTTCGCCGCCATTTTATCATGAATAACACCTAGCGCTTGGGTTTTCAAGCGCTTTTTTTACTTTTGAGATCGGGATTTTCAGAAACCTGGTTATAACCTAGGTTGGTTGTCCAATTGGGTATTTTAAAGGAGCTGAAGGTCTGGAGAACGATCGGCTCCTCCGCTTACCGAGTATATCGCTATGAAGGGAAGCTCAATCTCTTGGAAAATGCCGCCCTGCTCCTATGTTGGAAAGAGGGAGATGGCTTTGAATCTAAGCTGATGAAGGCCTTTCTGAGCACGGATATTTCACTGAGCAATGAAGAGATTCTATGCTATTACAGCAAACGTTGGGACATTGAAACGTATTTTCGAACTGCGAAAGTACAACCGGCCATGGATCGTTACCAGGTTCGATCTACTCAGGCGATTGATCGTTACTTGACCCTGCTCATGTTTTCTACGTTATATTACCAGTATGACAGCCAAGGAAGTTTAAACGATGGGTTACATCACTACCGTATCCAGAAAAAGCACGACACGATTGAATATATTTACAACCAAGCCAAAAGTGAGGCAACATTAGACCAAATTAAAACATGGCTAAGCGTTGCATAGGGATACTGTCAGCTCTCAATACTTACAAATTATTGAAGCGATTATTGGCAAGTACAGTTAAAGAAAATACAGAGCGAAATCCCGTGTAAAAAAGGGAAACGCTCTTTTTGTGTTAATGGCGATAAAGAATGGCTATCCAGACTTCTCTGCGGCATCTATTGATTTGAAAATCTCCGTTGTTATCTTATGGATCATCTTTACGTCTTCGCTTTTCTTCCCTAATAGAAATTGGTAGTGGACCTCAAGGACAGTTCTGGTCTCAAATTCCTGAGAATCTGGATCGATTTCTCGAAAATCAAAAAGATCACCTGGCTTTATGTTAAGAGCATCCATGATTTTTTCCAATGAATCAATGGATAGATTTCTTTTTCCAAGTTCAACTTCGGTTAGATATGAGGTTTGTTGCCCTGTTATTTGGCTTAACTGAAGTAGGGTCAGATTTTTTTTATTACGTATGCTACGAATTTTTTCACCGATTAGTTTTTTTAAATCAGACATCGATTTACAACCTCCCTGCTTATCCTAA
Encoded proteins:
- a CDS encoding VanZ family protein, which encodes MVKQRKILLTATIVYTIIVLYFMFFAFGRGEASEQISSYTFIFMPENFISLPSPADLLHPNLMSMVAFGNTIAFIPFGILIPWLYRVSFVRFIILFFIAILVLETIQALTFLGSFDINDALQNSIGAALGFGAYKLGFRYRSLGRNLVATAISGMVLFIALWGLGAAVDKLTTKVEGPFVAITEWTDNSGNSSTGDKPDSIQINGQKIPLRYNLYGAEGGDSRTFTYKSEGQTIFSFDYGCPEPTDYSGSISVTRDDREIMSNSGELQRTHPDLFPSLFKIPLEPGDELKITIKGDMKAWDVGYTRMQYFWN
- a CDS encoding helix-turn-helix domain-containing protein, translating into MSDLKKLIGEKIRSIRNKKNLTLLQLSQITGQQTSYLTEVELGKRNLSIDSLEKIMDALNIKPGDLFDFREIDPDSQEFETRTVLEVHYQFLLGKKSEDVKMIHKITTEIFKSIDAAEKSG